From Methanococcus maripaludis, the proteins below share one genomic window:
- a CDS encoding S1 family peptidase, whose translation MIKNTLSNVMAATFCIELPNGKAGGMPTPAGTGFFISPEGWFVTAAHVVMDKKGYLRKDLDRAFLIKEQNAKDPKKICQYVSPGPIFPGLDIALLKVDFEKNSDKEWLDKKTEFPFIKVSTGRLEMGDEVYSFGYPLSSYGIIKSGEIGYTKLSPRVTSAIISSNFDTNMGAAGPKNYVLDKALNYGNSGGPIIATETGHAHAICSRFQPLVVPQQHIKDNNGNPLPIMIPSLYGVVSSFNNKDIIGFLMSLDIPIEE comes from the coding sequence GTGATAAAAAATACACTTTCAAACGTCATGGCTGCTACTTTTTGTATTGAATTGCCTAATGGAAAAGCAGGGGGGATGCCCACTCCTGCAGGAACTGGCTTTTTTATATCTCCAGAGGGCTGGTTTGTAACTGCCGCACACGTGGTTATGGATAAAAAGGGATATTTAAGAAAAGATTTGGATAGAGCATTTTTGATAAAAGAACAAAATGCAAAGGATCCTAAAAAAATCTGTCAGTATGTATCCCCTGGGCCCATTTTTCCAGGATTGGATATTGCTTTATTAAAAGTAGATTTTGAAAAAAATTCTGATAAAGAATGGCTTGACAAAAAAACTGAATTTCCATTTATAAAAGTTTCAACAGGACGTCTTGAAATGGGTGATGAGGTGTATTCTTTTGGATATCCTCTGTCAAGCTATGGAATAATAAAATCTGGTGAGATTGGATATACAAAATTGAGTCCGCGGGTTACATCTGCAATAATTTCATCGAATTTTGATACAAATATGGGTGCAGCAGGGCCGAAAAATTATGTACTTGATAAAGCACTAAATTATGGAAATAGTGGTGGGCCAATTATTGCAACAGAAACTGGTCATGCCCATGCAATATGTTCCAGATTCCAGCCTTTGGTTGTTCCACAGCAGCATATTAAAGATAATAATGGCAACCCTCTACCGATAATGATTCCAAGCCTTTACGGGGTCGTATCAAGCTTTAATAATAAAGATATTATTGGATTTTTAATGTCTTTGGATATTCCAATTGAAGAATAA